In the Heterodontus francisci isolate sHetFra1 chromosome 6, sHetFra1.hap1, whole genome shotgun sequence genome, one interval contains:
- the LOC137371337 gene encoding collagenase 3-like: MGMKETALIPPMPPIKKKMKCFQVPILLILLNSTFTFAFPLSAEISQNNFDFAQQYLNQFYDFEDGLKTSNDSLRANVMKMQKFFGLLVTGELDSTTLEIMKRPRCGVRDVLQYNHFPGKIKWQHKNLTYRITKYTPDIGQNQMNRAIREAFKVWSDVTPLTFTRILEGEADIMISSTPRVHGDGYPFDGPNGLLAHAFPPGPGLGGDIHFDEDETWSMNSKGYNLFMVAAHEIGHSLGMAHSQDVGALMFPTYSYSSIHDFRLQYDDVEGIQALYGSSNKPDPKPHPKTPQKCDPYLSFDAVSKLRGEIMFFKDRFFWRVHPQMPNAMLMRISTQWPDLPSKIDASYENLYKDITLFFQGTKCWAVNGYTILPGYPKSIYNFGFPQTVKKIDAAVQIAEIGKTFFFVGKKYWSYNERTETMDKGYPKWIEAGWPGISDHVDAAVQQNDFIYFFNGFTMFRYYYKDKQVTAIVYSNSVVCK; the protein is encoded by the exons ATGGGGATGAAAGAAACAGCATTGATCCCACCTATGCCACCAATCAAGAAGAAAATGAAATGCTTTCAGGTTCCAATTCTCTTGATACTGCTGAATTCTACATTTACGTTTGCGTTTCCCTTGTCCGCTGAGATAAGTCAAAATAATTTTGATTTTGCTCAG CAATATCTCAACCAATTTTATGACTTTGAAGATGGTCTGAAAACAAGCAATGACTCTCTAAGAGCAAATGTTATGAAAATGCAAAAATTCTTTGGCCTCCTAGTAACTGGGGAGCTGGATTCCACAACCTTGGAAATAATGAAGAGGCCTCGATGTGGAGTTCGTGATGTTCTTCAGTACAATCACTTCCCAGGCAAAATCAAATGGCAACATAAGAATTTGACTTACAG AATCACCAAATACACACCGGATATTGGACAGAATCAAATGAATAGAGCTATCAGGGAGGCTTTCAAAGTATGGAGTGATGTCACACCGTTAACTTTCACCAGGATTTTGGAGGGTGAAGCTGATATTATGATCTCCTCTACACCAAGAG TACATGGTGATGGGTATCCATTTGATGGACCTAATGGACTTCTGGCCCATGCCTTTCCACCAGGACCAGGACTTGGAGGTGACATTCATTTTGATGAAGATGAAACTTGGTCGATGAACTCAAAAG GATACAACCTATTCATGGTGGCTGCTCATGAAATTGGCCATTCTCTGGGAATGGCTCATTCTCAAGATGTCGGAGCTTTGATGTTCCCCACATATTCATATTCTAGTATTCATGACTTCAGACTACAATACGATGACGTTGAGGGAATTCAGGCACTGTATG GTTCATCAAATAAACCTGACCCAAAACCTCACCCAAAGACGCCACAGAAATGTGATCCCTATCTGTCCTTCGATGCAGTCAGTAAACTACGTGGAGAAATCATGTTCTTTAAAGACAG GTTCTTTTGGCGTGTTCACCCACAAATGCCAAATGCAATGCTAATGCGGATCAGTACTCAATGGCCAGATCTCCCCTCAAAAATTGATGCTTCATATGAAAACTTGTATAAGGACATTACTCTATTTTTCCAAG GAACCAAATGTTGGGCTGTCAATGGATATACTATTTTACCAGGATACCCTAAGTCTATCTACAATTTTGGTTTTCCCCAAACTGTGAAGAAAATTGATGCAGCAGTACAAATTGCTGAGATTGGAAAGACATTCTTCTTTGTGGGAAAGAAATACTGGAG TTACAATGAACGTACAGAAACAATGGATAAAGGATATCCCAAATGGATAGAAGCTGGTTGGCCTGGCATTAGTGACCATGTGGATGCTGCTGTTCAGCAAAATG ATTTCATTTATTTCTTCAATGGATTCACAATGTTTCGTTACTACTACAAAGACAAGCAAGTCACTGCTATTGTGTATTCAAATTCAGTAGTTTGCAAATAG